GTGACCCAGCTGTGGCTGCCCGGCGGCGAGCAGGACGCGGCGGCGCGTGCCCTCGCGCTGGCGGCCGCCACGTGCACTACGGCGCACGCGGCCGACCGGGGCGATCCGACCGAGCTGGCGTTGCTGCGGCTGGCCGCCGAGCGGGGTGTGCCGGTGGACGCCGCGGCCCGGGACGCCGCCCGGACCGCGTTGTACGCCTTCGACCCGCGCACCAAGCGGATGTCCACGGTGACCGGCGACCGGCTGTACACCAAGGGGGCGCCCGAATCGGTGCTGCCGCTGTGCACCCGGGTCCTCGACGCCGGCGGTATCGCGGAACTCACCGAGGCGGTGCGGGCCGAGGCGACCGCGACGGTCGACCGGTACGCCCGGGCGGGTCTGCGGGTGCTGGCGGTCGCGCAGCGGGTCGCCTCCGCCGGCTTGCTGGCCGCCGGACGCGAGAACGCCGAGGCCGGGCTGACCCTGCTCGGGCTGGTCGCGATGGTGGACCCGCCCCGGGCGGCGGTACCGGCAGCGGTCGCCGACGCGCACCGGGCCGGCATCCGGGTGCACGTGATCACCGGCGACTACGGGCCGACCGCGGCGACCATCGCCGCCGAGGTCGGCATCGGCGACGGCCACCAGCGGGTGGTCACCGGCGCCGAGCTGGACGCGATGGGCGACGCCGACCTGGACCGGCTGCTCGGCGACGGGCAGGAGATCGTGTTCGCCCGGTCGTCGCCCGAGGGCAAGCTGCGCATCTGCGAGGCGTTGCGCTCCGAGGGCCACATCGTGGCGATGACCGGGGACGGGGTGAACGACGCCCCGGCGCTGCGGCGCGCCGACATCGGGGTGGCGATGGGTCGCTCCGGCACCGACGTGGCCCGCGAGGCGGCGACCATGGTGCTCACCGACGACAACTTCGCCACCATCGTGCGGGCGATCGAGGCGGGGCGGCGGGTCTTCGACAACGTACGCAAGTTCGTGCTGTACATCTTCGCGCACGCCGTACCGGAAGTCGTGCCGTTCTTGATCTTCGCGTTGTCCGGTGGCGCGGTGCCGTTGCCGCTGACGGTGCTGCAGATCCTCGCCATCGACCTGGGCACCGAGACGCTGCCGGCACTCGCGCTGGGCCGTGAGCGTGCCGAGCCGGGCCTGATGGCGCGGCCGCCGCGGTCGCCGAAGGCCGGCGTGATCGATCGGCGGCTGCTGTGGCGGGCCTGGGGGCTGCTCGGCGTCACCTCGGCGATCCTGGTCACCGCTGGATTCTTCTGGAGCCTGTGGCGGGCCGGCTGGCAGCCCGGTGCCGCGCTGAGCGGCGCGGACTACGACCGCGCCACCACGATGACCTTCGCCGGGATCGTGGCCTGCCAGATCGGCACCGCGTTCGCCGCCCGCACCGATTACGCGTCGCTGCGCTCCATCGGCGTGTTCAGCAACCGGCTGCTGCTCGGCGGGATCGCCTTCGAGCTGGTCTTCGCCGCCGTCCTGATCTATCTGCCGCCGCTGCAGGCCGTTTTCGGCACGGCCGCGCTGGGCGGCGCCGAACTGGCGTTCCTCGCCCCGTTCCCGCTGCTGGTGTGGGGCGTCGACGAACTGTACCGCGCGTGGCTGCGCCGCCGCGGATCCCGAACCGCGCACCAGGAGGCACCATCATGCGAGTCCTCGACATCATGACCAGCCCGGCGCAGGTCGTTCCGGCCGACGCGCCGGTGGAGAGCGCCGCCGAGCTGATGATCACGTACGCCGTCACCGCCCTGCCGGTGGTGGACGCGGACAACCGGCTGATCGGCATGGTCAGCGACAGCGATCTGCTCTGGCACCGGGTACCCGCCGAACCGCGGAGCGACCCGGCCCGCCATCCCGACACCATGGTGCATCCCGGCTTCCGGCCGGGCGTCGTGGTCGAGGTGATGTCGGAGTACCCGGTCACCACCACGCCCGGCGCGGATGTCGCCGACGCCGCGCA
This window of the Actinoplanes oblitus genome carries:
- a CDS encoding cation-translocating P-type ATPase; the encoded protein is MTTAPAEVDERQPPTELFRHLRSGPTGLRSREAARRLTVYGPNELSRRQTRHWPRQLLAQFTQPLAVLLMVAAVLAWFGHTVALAAAVVAVILLNAGFAFVQEQQAERAVEALAAFLPMSARVLRDGELVEAPARELVPGDVIEVTEGDRVCADARLIEGAVAVDLSALNGESAPAVRTADGDLVPGPLLEARELVFSGTSCTAGQARAVVTHTGMHTEIGRIAALSQRGRVEASPLERQVRRATWIIAAAAVAAGVAFLPIGVLAGLGWAAAISFAIGLIVANVPEGLLPTITLALAAGVRELARAGAVVKRLSAVETLGSTTVICTDKTGTLTENRMRVTQLWLPGGEQDAAARALALAAATCTTAHAADRGDPTELALLRLAAERGVPVDAAARDAARTALYAFDPRTKRMSTVTGDRLYTKGAPESVLPLCTRVLDAGGIAELTEAVRAEATATVDRYARAGLRVLAVAQRVASAGLLAAGRENAEAGLTLLGLVAMVDPPRAAVPAAVADAHRAGIRVHVITGDYGPTAATIAAEVGIGDGHQRVVTGAELDAMGDADLDRLLGDGQEIVFARSSPEGKLRICEALRSEGHIVAMTGDGVNDAPALRRADIGVAMGRSGTDVAREAATMVLTDDNFATIVRAIEAGRRVFDNVRKFVLYIFAHAVPEVVPFLIFALSGGAVPLPLTVLQILAIDLGTETLPALALGRERAEPGLMARPPRSPKAGVIDRRLLWRAWGLLGVTSAILVTAGFFWSLWRAGWQPGAALSGADYDRATTMTFAGIVACQIGTAFAARTDYASLRSIGVFSNRLLLGGIAFELVFAAVLIYLPPLQAVFGTAALGGAELAFLAPFPLLVWGVDELYRAWLRRRGSRTAHQEAPSCESSTS